A region of the Cyanobium usitatum str. Tous genome:
GGCGTTGCCGGGGGAATTCAGCCAGCGGGCGTTTTTAAACGGCCGGCTCGACCTCACCCGCGCCGAGGCGATCAGCGAAATGATCACGGCTCGTAGCCGCCGGGCGGCCCAGCTGGCCATGGCGGGCCTTGATGGCGGCCTGCAGCTTCGTATCGGTGCCCTGCGCGAGCGCCTGCTGGATCAGCTGGCCGAGTTGGAGGCGCGGGTGGACTTCGAGGAGGACCTACCCCCCCTTGATGGCGCGGCGGTGACGGCGGAACTGGCGGCGGTGCAGGTGGAGCTGGAGCAGCTGGTGGCTGAGGCGCGCCAGGGGGAGTTGCTGCGCCGTGGCCTGCGGGTGGCGATCGTGGGTCGGCCCAACGTGGGCAAATCCAGCCTGCTCAATTTGCTCAGCCGCCGCGAGCGGGCGATCGTGACCGACCTGCCTGGCACCACCCGCGACCTGCTGGAAAGCGAGCTGGTGCTCGAGGGGGTGCCGCTCACCCTGCTCGACACCGCCGGCATTCGCCCCACCAGCGACCGGGTTGAGCAACTGGGCATCGAGCGCTCCCGCGCCGCCCTGGCCGCCGCCGATGCGGTGCTGTTGCTGTTTGATCTCAGCGCCGGCTGGAGCCTGGAGGATCAGGCCCTGCGGGAGCTGGTGCCCGAAGGCGTCGTGCTGCTGGTGGCGGGCAACAAGGCCGATGGGGCTGGCCTGCCGGTGGGTCTGGTGCCCCCGGGGGATGGGGAGCCGGCAGATGTGCGCTTCAGTGCCCTCACCGGAGCCGGCCGCGACGAGCTGGTGGCGGAGCTGCTGCGCCGCTGCGGAGCTGGCTGCCTCGAAGGGGTGCAGGTGGCACTTAATGCCCGCCAACGGGATCTGGCGGCGGCAGCAGCCCTGAGCCTGGGGGCTGCCCTTGAAGCCGCGGCGCAGCAGCTGCCCTGGGACTTCTGGACGATTGACCTGCGCGCCGCCGTGCGCGCCCTCGGTGAGATCACCGGCGAGGCGGTGAGCGAGGCGGTGCTGGATCGGGTGTTTTCGCGGTTCTGTATTGGCAAGTAGGTCTCTTACCAAAATGCCGCTTGCCAAACTGCGATCACTTGATGGTGTGCATTGATGGCCAACCCCCGCTCCCTGCTTGCCGCCGTAGCTCTGTGCGCTGGCCTGGTGCCAGCGGCCGCTGCCGCTGAAAAGTCGACCGCGGCGGCCCTGGCCCAGTGCAAATCACCCGCGGCTGGCACCTTTGTGGTGCTGGGTAGCGGTCAGCAGCGGGGCGAACCCACGGCCCTGCTGATGCAGGAGCGCTGGTTTGCCGATGGCCGCATCGAAGGGGTGCGCTACCTGCGGGAGGGGCGCCGTTTTGCGGAAGATCGCTACAGCGGTCAGATGAAAGCCGATGCCAACTGCTGGGCCTTGGTGGAGCGCCAGGGTTCGGCCGGTGCCATGGCTGATGCGGTCGCCCTGGATCGCCTGGGCAGGCCGAGGACCTCGCTAGTGGTGGCCCCCAGTGAGGTGCTGTCGTTGCGCTATGTGGCCCAGGCCCCAGGCGCTTGCCGGCTGGAGCAGCTTGATGGCCTGGTCACCAGCCAGCAGCAGGGCCAAAGCTGCCTGGGTTCGATGACCCAGAGAGATTCCGCAGGCGTCCCCTACAACTACAAAGTGGT
Encoded here:
- the mnmE gene encoding tRNA uridine-5-carboxymethylaminomethyl(34) synthesis GTPase MnmE, producing the protein MGFNDAVFTDTIAAVATAVAPGEGSVAIVRISGNGAEAIGRQLFAAPGQQSWESHRVLYGHVVDPASGERLDEALLLLMRAPRSFTREDVVELHCHGGLVAVQRVLELVLAAGARRALPGEFSQRAFLNGRLDLTRAEAISEMITARSRRAAQLAMAGLDGGLQLRIGALRERLLDQLAELEARVDFEEDLPPLDGAAVTAELAAVQVELEQLVAEARQGELLRRGLRVAIVGRPNVGKSSLLNLLSRRERAIVTDLPGTTRDLLESELVLEGVPLTLLDTAGIRPTSDRVEQLGIERSRAALAAADAVLLLFDLSAGWSLEDQALRELVPEGVVLLVAGNKADGAGLPVGLVPPGDGEPADVRFSALTGAGRDELVAELLRRCGAGCLEGVQVALNARQRDLAAAAALSLGAALEAAAQQLPWDFWTIDLRAAVRALGEITGEAVSEAVLDRVFSRFCIGK